A genomic window from Salvia hispanica cultivar TCC Black 2014 chromosome 5, UniMelb_Shisp_WGS_1.0, whole genome shotgun sequence includes:
- the LOC125187331 gene encoding putative disease resistance protein RGA3 yields MEGEAVAAIIQVLVQNLIDHSKKEISLIRGLDKEAAKLAGSLDTIQQLLNDAESRTIPGGAVKSWLRKLEDVAFDADNVLDELNYHLLSKRINSIKPMKEKVLSCFSSLSHIANPRNIALKIQEINENLEYVRKEGADLGLKERLATNVPTLPTFETDSFSHDPIFIGRDELVSEIVEVINTGTTTDERLISIFAIVGMGGLGKTTLTRNVFHHPRIKTLFGSHLWVHVSQIFDPIILFKKILKELTSSDHDETEISQDILENTSSDQVEDQSRKDFLKKVSFGQVDDGSRQDFVKKNSHDQVEVESRQDILKRLQKALKDKTYLIILDDVWNEHRPKWDNFFNSLVGVTSLKGNAIVVTTRVMEVVSTMQSLHTHELQGLSHEDCWSIIKAKTFGKENDIPLEFEDIGRKIATRCQGLPLAANVVGGALYNKSEEEWLSIEEKWLSHDEGDHITNILKLSFDNLSLPSLKKCFACCSIFPKGRNIKSQELIEYWMAEGFLEANGNSEMECLGDKFMKVLVHNSLLQVAERDDYGNVESCVMHDLVHDLACSISGSSNNREGGSRVRYMVHDEESRIPKEVAKYLRTLLFEGDIYRNKFADFEHLHVLVLADDWCDKLPISIRKLIHLRKLDISLTCIKYLPDWIGELHQMQTLNACTRTLRELPSTLKYLINLRHLYINSLTKLPAEIGCLTSLQTLEYFIVCDKNGCKIEELGSLNGLKGKLEISNLEKVENKEEAEKACLSNKSKILELRLTWNMRREAEATNDENVLEGLQPHSNLKKLDIEGFKGKRFPSWTQNMVIENVCQGCWVPLNKLIEIKLSDCSACEEIPMVGQLPNLKSLYLRGLTNLKSINSSFYGLVNEETHIVFLALERLVLHYMPQLTEWAEVEYAGASDVKVFPNLQHLEISQCKQLMSFPNYSWSCLKSLIIKGSGSMPFTHIFKTELKLLTELWIEGIDDLEYLPNWLFYNNPNLLELNIRKCSNLRELPDGLGTLSSLEKLIISDCSNLERVGVTGVQQSQGSLTCLKRLEICECKALLYFPLEVVGSLLEVLRLEYLSSLNNLPGIIDCLPKFPRLTQLEIMGFSQFMASYSSSRLQIDVSMEGSMETVEVLLQRCNSDSLEVLELKGREAWGSLPESIQHLTSIAMLKIENSGMEELPEWFGNLSSLCGLNIFNCKKLRSLHAVRGLTSLQWLAIRGCPEICVEQQSDAADYSQWPNISHINIILNDGVIVGRRRTLVSFMNGCL; encoded by the exons ATGGAAGGAGAAGCTGTAGCCGCCATCATTCAAGTTTTAGTTCAAAACCTCATCGACCATTCCAAGAAAGAGATCTCACTAATCCGTGGTCTCGACAAAGAAGCAGCAAAGCTAGCTGGAAGTTTAGATACGATCCAGCAATTGTTGAACGATGCTGAGAGCCGTACCATTCCCGGTGGGGCGGTCAAAAGCTGGCTGAGGAAGCTCGAAGATGTGGCCTTCGATGCTGACAACGTTTTGGATGAGCTCAACTATCATCTTCTCTCCAAACGAATCAACTCCATCAAGCCCATGAAAGAAAAGGTACTCTCATGCTTCTCATCTTTGAGTCATATTGCCAATCCCAGAAATATAGCTCTTAAAATCCAAGAAATCAATGAGAATTTGGAGTATGTTCGAAAAGAGGGAGCCGATCTTGGCCTCAAAGAGAGGCTTGCCACCAATGTGCCAACTTTGCCTACTTTTGAAACCGATTCCTTCTCACATGATCCAATTTTCATTGGGAGAGATGAGTTGGTGTCGGAAATAGTGGAGGTTATTAACACTGGTACTACCACCGATGAACGTCTAATTTCTATCTTTGCCATTGTGGGAATGGGAGGATTGGGGAAGACAACTTTGACTAGGAATGTCTTCCATCATCCAAGGATAAAAACTCTCTTTGGATCACATCTTTGGGTGCatgtttctcaaatttttgatCCAATAATTCTTTTCAAGAAAATCCTCAAGGAGTTGACTTCTTCTGATCATGATGAAACTGAGATTAGCCAAGATATTCTCGAAAACACTTCTTCTGATCAAGTTGAAGATCAGAGTAGGAAGGATTTTCTTAAAAAGGTTTCGTTTGGTCAGGTTGATGATGGGAGTAGGCAAGATTTTGTGAAAAAGAATTCACATGATCAAGTTGAGGTTGAGAGTAGGCAGGATATTCTGAAAAGGCTTCAAAAGGctttaaaagataaaacatATCTTATCATTCTTGATGATGTTTGGAATGAACATCGTCCCAAATGggataattttttcaattctttaGTTGGCGTTACTTCTTTGAAGGGAAATGCGATTGTTGTTACCACCAGAGTTATGGAAGTCGTTTCAACTATGCAATCACTTCATACACATGAGCTCCAAGGGTTATCACATGAAGATTGTTGGTCAATAATCAAAGCAAAAACGTTTGGAAAAGAGAATGATATTCCATTAGAGTTTGAGGACATAGGGAGGAAGATTGCAACAAGATGTCAGGGTTTGCCATTAGCTGCTAATGTAGTCGGTGGAGCGCTATACAATAAATCTGAAGAAGAATGGCTCTCGATTGAAGAGAAATGGCTTTCACATGATGAAGGGGATCATATCACTAATATATTGAAGTTAAGCTTTGATAATTTGTCTCTACCATCACTCAAGAAGTGTTTTGCATGTTGTTCGATTTTTCCTAAAGGTCGCAACATTAAAAGTCAAGAACTGATTGAGTATTGGATGGCAGAAGGATTTCTTGAAGCTAATGGAAACAGCGAGATGGAGTGCTTGGGCgacaaatttatgaaagttcTTGTGCACAACTCTCTACTACAAGTTGCCGAAAGAGATGATTATGGAAATGTAGAGAGTTGTGTGATGCACGATCTTGTGCATGATCTCGCATGTTCAATTTCAGGTTCTTCTAATAATAGAGAAGGTGGGAGCCGAGTGAGATACATGGTTCATGATGAAGAAAGTAGAATTCCAAAAGAAGTGGCAAAATATTTGCGGACATTATTGTTCGAGGGAGACATTTATCGTAACAAGTTTGCAGATTTCGAGCATCTACATGTTTTAGTTCTTGCAGATGATTGGTGTGATAAGTTGCCAATTTCGATAAGGAAGTTGATACATCTAAGGAAACTTGATATCTCGTTGACGTGTATCAAATACTTGCCGGACTGGATCGGTGAACTCCATCAGATGCAAACATTAAACGCATGTACAAGAACATTGAGGGAACTGCCTAGCACTCTGAAGTACTTGATTAATTTAAGGCATCTTTATATCAATTCATTAACAAAGTTGCCTGCTGAGATTGGGTGTTTAACTTCTCTCCAGACGCTAGAGTATTTTATTGTTTGCGACAAGAACGGATGCAAAATCGAAGAGCTAGGAAGTTTGAATGGTCTCAAAGGAAAACTGGAAATATCTAACCTTGAAAAGGTTGAAAACAAGGAAGAGGCTGAGAAAGCATGTCTATCTAACAAGTCAAAAATATTGGAGTTGCGTTTGACATGGAACATGCGCAGAGAAGCTGAAGCTACAAATGATGAGAATGTGTTGGAAGGCCTCCAACCTCACTCTAATTTGAAGAAGTTGGATATTGAAGGATTCAAGGGAAAAAGATTTCCATCCTGGActcaaaatatggtaattgAAAATGTTTGTCAAGGTTGTTGGGTTCCACTTAACAAGTTGATAGAGATAAAACTCTCCGACTGCTCAGCTTGTGAAGAAATCCCAATGGTTGGGCAATTGCCAAATCTTAAGTCTCTCTATTTAAGAGGATTGACAAATTTGAAGTCCATAAATTCTTCATTCTATGGATTAGTGAATGAGGAGACACATATTGTTTTTCTAGCTCTCGAAAGACTCGTATTGCATTACATGCCTCAGCTGACAGAGTGGGCAGAAGTGGAATATGCAGGTGCAAGTGATGTGAAGGTATTTCCTAACCTCCAACACTTGGAGATCTCTCAGTGCAAGCAATTGATGAGTTTTCCTAATTATTCGTGGTCATGCCTCAAAAGTTTGATAATCAAGGGGAGTGGGAGCATGCCTTTCACACACATATTCAAGACAGAATTGAAGTTGCTAACAGAGCTTTGGATAGAAGGAATAGATGATCTGGAATATCTCCCAAATTGGCTCTTCTATAACAATCCCAATCTCTTGGAGTTAAATATAAGAAAGTGTTCCAATTTGAGAGAATTACCAGATGGTCTAGGCACCCTCAGTTCTTTGGAGAAGTTGATTATAAGTGACTGTTCAAATTTGGAACGAGTAGGAGTTACTGGTGTTCAACAATCACAAGGAAGCCTCACATGTCTTAAAAGGTTGGAGATTTGTGAATGCAAAGCTTTGTTGTACTTTCCATTGGAAGTGGTAGGATCTTTGCTTGAGGTATTGAGGTTGGAGTATTTAAGTAGCCTAAACAATCTACCTGGAATAATTGATTGTTTGCCAAAATTTCCTCGTCTAACACAATTAGAAATTATGGGTTTTTCTCAATTTATGGCCAGTTATTCCAGTAGTAGGTTACAAATAGATGTTAGTATGGAGGGATCTATGGAGACCGTTGAAGTCTTATTACAAAGATGCAACTCCGACTCACTTGAGGTATTAGAATTGAAAGGGAGGGAAGCTTGGGGAAGTTTGCCAGAATCAATACAACATCTCACCTCTATTGCAATGTTAAAGATAGAGAATTCTGGAATGGAAGAGTTGCCTGAATGGTTTGGGAACCTCTCATCTCTATGCGGattgaatatatttaattgcAAGAAGTTAAGGAGCCTACATGCAGTGCGGGGCCTCACATCACTTCAATGGTTAGCTATTAGGGGCTGCCCAGAAATATGTGTTGAACAACAAAGTGATGCAGCTGATTATTCCCAATGGCCCAACATTTCTCATATCAACATCATTCTGAATGATGGAGTAATAGTAG GAAGAAGGAGAACACTTGTGAGTTTCATGAATGGCTGCCTCTAA